The Tursiops truncatus isolate mTurTru1 chromosome 6, mTurTru1.mat.Y, whole genome shotgun sequence genome includes a window with the following:
- the INIP gene encoding SOSS complex subunit C isoform X2: MQNQSSTNHPGASIALSRPALNKDFRDHAEQQHIAAQQKAALQHAHAHSSGYFITQDSAFGNLILPVLPRLDPE; this comes from the exons atgCAGAACCAATCTTCAACAAATCATCCTGGAGCTAG CATTGCGCTCTCGAGACCCGCTCTTAACAAGGACTTCCGGGACCACGCTGAGCAGCAGCATATTGCAGCCCAGCAGAAGGCggctttgcag CATGCACATGCACATTCATCTGGATACTTCATAACTCAAGATTCTGCATTTGGGAATCTTATTCTTCCTGTTTTACCTCGCCTTGAcccagaatga
- the INIP gene encoding SOSS complex subunit C isoform X1 produces MAANPSGQGFQNKNRVAILAELDKEKRKLLMQNQSSTNHPGASIALSRPALNKDFRDHAEQQHIAAQQKAALQHAHAHSSGYFITQDSAFGNLILPVLPRLDPE; encoded by the exons gttttcaaaacaaaaatagagttgcAATCTTGGCAGAActggacaaagaaaaaagaaaattactaatgCAGAACCAATCTTCAACAAATCATCCTGGAGCTAG CATTGCGCTCTCGAGACCCGCTCTTAACAAGGACTTCCGGGACCACGCTGAGCAGCAGCATATTGCAGCCCAGCAGAAGGCggctttgcag CATGCACATGCACATTCATCTGGATACTTCATAACTCAAGATTCTGCATTTGGGAATCTTATTCTTCCTGTTTTACCTCGCCTTGAcccagaatga